The Gemmatimonadota bacterium region CTCACCGGCGCCCCATCGCGCCGCAGCGTCACGCCACCCGCAACGGCCTAATCCGCGCGACCTCCTTCCGGATGGCCTGCTCGGCGTCATGGAGGTCCACCGCGCGCTGGGCATTCAGCCAGAATTCCGCCGAGTTGCTGAAGAGGCGCGACAAGCGCAGCGCCATCTCGGGGCTGACCGCTCGACGCATCCGAAGCAACTCGTTGATCGACTGACGCGAGACCCCCAGGGCCTCGGCGAGGCTGGCCACGGTGAGATCGTAGTCCGGCATGAAGTCTTCCTGCAGCATCTGCCCCGGGTGCGTCGGGCGACGCTTCATGGGACGGGTGTTGGGCACGGCGGTCGTCCTCGTAATC contains the following coding sequences:
- a CDS encoding HigA family addiction module antidote protein, yielding MAFERGSHHSLITRTTAVPNTRPMKRRPTHPGQMLQEDFMPDYDLTVASLAEALGVSRQSINELLRMRRAVSPEMALRLSRLFSNSAEFWLNAQRAVDLHDAEQAIRKEVARIRPLRVA